The proteins below come from a single Eucalyptus grandis isolate ANBG69807.140 chromosome 3, ASM1654582v1, whole genome shotgun sequence genomic window:
- the LOC104439679 gene encoding PTI1-like tyrosine-protein kinase At3g15890 translates to MGSSLSCCGSENVDQGFSGIGGGNNSWRIFTYKELHAATNGFSDDNKLGEGGFGSVYWGKTSDGLQIAVKKLKAMNLKAEMEFAVEVEVLGRVRHKNLLGLRGYCVGTDQRLIVYDYMPNLSLLSHLHGQFASDAHLDWKRRMNIAIGSAEGLVYLHHEVTPHIIHRDIKASNVLLDSDFEPLVADFGFAKLIPEGVSHMTTRVKGTLGYLAPEYAMWGKVSESCDVYSFGILLLEIVTGRKPIEKLPGGIRRTITEWAEPYIVKGRFRDLADPKLRGIFDEAQLKRAINVAALCVQSEGERRPTMKEVVSILKGQEPKAEVMQMRIGSVKYGEDLIAQDQTDDDDDHHQKGDGDESDAYGIFSAIEVQKMQDPYQRFGNNRRAS, encoded by the exons ATGGGATCATCTCTCAGTTGCTGTGGTTCAGAGAATGTCGACCAAGG GTTCAGTGGAATAGGTGGAGGCAATAATTCATGGAGGATATTCACATACAAGGAGCTACATGCGGCCACGAATGGTTTCAGTGATGACAACAAGCTTGGAGAGGGAGGGTTCGGGAGTGTCTATTGGGGCAAAACTTCAGATGGTCTTCAG ATAGCTGTGAAGAAGTTGAAGGCGATGAACTTGAAGGCCGAGATGGAATTTGCGGTGGAGGTCGAGGTCCTCGGCAGAGTCCGGCATAAAAACTTGTTGGGCCTGCGAGGGTACTGCGTCGGGACGGATCAGCGGCTGATCGTGTACGATTACATGCCGAATCTGAGTCTGCTCTCTCACTTGCACGGCCAGTTTGCGAGTGACGCTCACTTGGACTGGAAAAGGAGGATGAACATTGCAATCGGGTCGGCCGAAGGCTTGGT GTACTTGCATCATGAGGTAACACCTCACATAATCCACAGGGACATAAAGGCAAGCAATGTACTTCTAGACTCGGACTTTGAACCGCTTGTAGCTGATTTCGGCTTCGCGAAGCTCATCCCGGAGGGCGTGAGCCACATGACCACTCGCGTCAAGGGCACACTGGGGTACCTGGCGCCCGAGTACGCCATGTGGGGGAAGGTCTCGGAGAGCTGCGATGTGTATAGCTTCGGGATCCTCCTCCTCGAGATCGTCACGGGGAGGAAGCCCATTGAGAAGCTCCCGGGGGGGATCAGGAGGACGATAACCGAGTGGGCAGAGCCATACATCGTGAAGGGGAGGTTCCGGGACCTCGCAGACCCGAAGCTCCGAGGGATCTTCGACGAGGCCCAGTTGAAGCGGGCGATCAACGTGGCGGCCCTGTGCGTGCAGAGCGAGGGCGAGAGGAGGCCCACCATGAAGGAGGTGGTGAGCATCTTGAAGGGCCAGGAGCCCAAGGCCGAAGTGATGCAGATGAGGATAGGGAGCGTCAAGTATGGTGAGGACTTGATAGCGCAAGATCAAACCGATGACGACGACGATCACCACCAAAAAGGGGATGGCGATGAAAGTGATGCATATGggatttttagtgcaatagagGTGCAAAAGATGCAAGACCCTTATCAAAGGTTTGGCAACAATAGGAGAGCCAGTTGA